A single Lactuca sativa cultivar Salinas chromosome 8, Lsat_Salinas_v11, whole genome shotgun sequence DNA region contains:
- the LOC111903269 gene encoding fasciclin-like arabinogalactan protein 21, with the protein MGKGIFFTSASMLLAVIITTTLRSHHHHQQQLPNDTSSSFTDITTNASKLLRSNGFNFIATFLHISPDLFLSTPETTVFAIPDSAISNLSIRPYMTKHLLAYHISPEKLTIQDLFKKPIKTCLPTLIQHQKVSITKNDNKHHVLEINNVLITHPNLFLQGPVIIHGVAGPFASFNHNQESITLPLCESGGGGGGVVRGFIKNKEEWGRVVKFLSSSGFMPFAIGLNSVIHGILKDFPDLDSVTIFTPPNVALMAMSSPLLDKFMRFHIVPLRHSIKQLAGMPAGASLRTLVKGKDVEITDTSRFSQVVFINGVAITAPDLFLSEKFIVHGIARPLNTDELSSMS; encoded by the coding sequence ATGGGTAAAGGAATATTCTTCACCTCCGCCTCAATGCTTCTCGCCGTCATAATCACCACCACCCTCCgctcccaccaccaccaccaacaacaaCTCCCAAACGACACTTCCTCCTCCTTCACGGACATCACCACCAACGCTTCCAAACTACTCCGATCAAATGGATTCAACTTCATAGCCACCTTCCTCCACATCTCACCGGACCTCTTCCTATCAACACCAGAAACCACCGTGTTTGCCATTCCTGATTCCGCCATTTCCAACCTCTCAATCCGTCCCTACATGACCAAGCACCTCCTCGCCTACCACATCTCGCCGGAAAAATTAACCATCCAAGATCTGTTCAAAAAACCCATAAAAACTTGTTTACCAACCTTGATTCAACACCAGAAAGTTTCAATCACGAAGAACGATAACAAACATCATGTTCTTGAAATCAACAACGTGTTGATTACTCACCCGAATTTGTTTCTTCAAGGCCCCGTCATTATTCATGGCGTTGCAGGTCCGTTCGCTTCCTTCAATCATAACCAAGAAAGCATAACATTACCATTGTGTGAAtccggtggtggtggcggcggcgtTGTCCGTGGATTTATCAAGAACAAGGAAGAATGGGGGCGAGTGGTGAAATTTCTGAGCTCATCCGGATTCATGCCGTTTGCCATTGGATTAAACTCTGTGATTCATGGGATACTGAAGGATTTTCCAGATTTGGATTCAGTGACGATTTTTACACCTCCGAATGTTGCGTTAATGGCTATGTCATCACCATTGTTGGATAAGTTCATGAGGTTTCATATAGTTCCATTGAGGCATTCTATCAAACAGTTGGCGGGCATGCCAGCAGGTGCGTCTTTAAGAACTCTGGTTAAAGGTAAAGATGTGGAGATCACTGATACGTCTAGATTTTCTCAAGTTGTGTTTATCAATGGAGTCGCGATTACTGCACCGGATTTGTTCTTGTCGGAGAAGTTTATTGTTCATGGAATTGCTCGGCCTTTGAATACGGACGAGCTTTCTAGCATGTCGTGA